The proteins below are encoded in one region of Campylobacter helveticus:
- a CDS encoding GDSL-type esterase/lipase family protein, with protein sequence MIMQAFKILILCFCFALSLKASMNDEIEHILKQSVNSKAFKNYAPKKDLKNLGKKFKAQKGFNIRIYGDSHMAADFFPRVIRDYVLRSNAVGFAYALQPKYQQNLNLNYEFKDFSILNSKIPSEKYYSYPLGGVVAKADKKGASINLNTKLETKEFKVGILFKAPLSQNAFSIKDAKDRDFILRSNAKNKWSYKEFTPTFPLKITALQKDAELGGYFIMDKNGKNEFLDTLAINGARSDLWKSWNLDVVKKELALLKNNLIILAYGSNDALLKDFDRVEFKKNYKEWFKILRKENKNAVFMLISPPTVTQKKGKNYILSPNFHEVKKAIYELAKEEKTLLFDMHEFMQESGGKALWIEKKLSLRDVHLSVAGYELMAKKILEDFRKLFD encoded by the coding sequence ATAATAATGCAAGCTTTTAAAATTCTTATCCTTTGCTTTTGTTTTGCTTTAAGCTTAAAGGCGAGTATGAATGATGAGATTGAGCATATTTTAAAACAAAGTGTCAATTCTAAAGCGTTTAAAAATTATGCCCCAAAAAAGGACTTAAAGAATCTTGGGAAAAAATTTAAGGCGCAAAAAGGTTTTAATATACGAATTTATGGCGACTCCCATATGGCTGCGGATTTTTTCCCGCGTGTGATAAGAGATTATGTTTTACGCTCTAATGCTGTGGGTTTTGCCTATGCTTTGCAGCCTAAATACCAGCAAAATCTTAATTTAAATTATGAATTTAAAGATTTTTCTATTTTAAATTCTAAAATTCCTAGCGAAAAGTATTATAGCTATCCTTTGGGAGGTGTTGTCGCAAAAGCCGATAAAAAAGGTGCTAGTATTAATTTAAATACCAAGCTAGAGACGAAAGAATTTAAGGTGGGAATTCTTTTTAAAGCTCCGCTTTCTCAAAATGCTTTTAGCATAAAAGACGCTAAAGATAGAGATTTTATTTTGCGTTCAAACGCTAAAAACAAATGGTCTTATAAAGAATTTACCCCCACTTTTCCTCTTAAAATTACCGCTTTGCAAAAAGATGCCGAGCTTGGTGGCTATTTTATAATGGATAAAAATGGCAAAAATGAATTTTTAGATACTTTGGCGATTAATGGGGCGAGGAGTGATTTGTGGAAAAGCTGGAATTTGGATGTCGTCAAAAAAGAATTAGCTTTACTAAAAAACAATTTGATAATCCTAGCTTACGGCTCAAATGATGCTTTGCTGAAAGATTTTGATAGGGTAGAATTTAAGAAAAATTATAAAGAATGGTTTAAAATTTTAAGAAAAGAAAATAAAAATGCCGTTTTTATGCTCATTTCTCCCCCAACTGTGACGCAAAAAAAAGGTAAAAATTATATTTTAAGTCCTAATTTTCACGAGGTTAAAAAAGCCATTTATGAGTTGGCAAAAGAGGAAAAAACACTTTTGTTTGATATGCACGAATTTATGCAAGAAAGTGGCGGTAAAGCTTTATGGATAGAAAAAAAGCTTTCTTTAAGAGATGTGCATTTGAGTGTTGCAGGCTATGAACTTATGGCAAAAAAAATATTAGAGGATTTTAGAAAGCTTTTTGACTAG
- a CDS encoding MBOAT family O-acyltransferase, translating to MIYFSLEFSILMIVFFVCYWFFKDSFRLQNALILGFSYCVYSLINPLFSLILLVYTFFIHYFALLIFVRRKRYIFLTCLFFAILNLCVFKYFPSIKGDLDTILFYLGLDFINFDIIFPIGISFYVFNSITYLVSVYKNHKLVSFFDLAFYLSFFPTLLMGPIMRSDYFFSQAHKTREFTNANLIIVLLLFGIVKKVLIANYLGIYAKKILNDPDSYNFAELLSAIYAYAVQIYCDFSGYVNLVCAFALMLGFVLPINFNMPYLAKNLKDFWARWHISLSTFIRDYIYIPLGGNKKGLVRTNVNILIAFVLSGIWHGNTINFLIWGILHGFGVVFLHLVALTPFSLKKFAFVGRFITFHFVCFAWVFFYYKSLNEALEYFKACYENFFLPLKYEDMYILIAFVVLFITYPLFINFKEYCVRILNLTPFLLKPFIITFILLLVFAFMPSGMPEFIYSSF from the coding sequence AGATAGCTTTAGACTACAAAATGCTTTGATTTTGGGTTTTTCTTACTGCGTTTATAGTTTGATAAATCCGCTTTTTTCTCTAATTTTACTTGTTTATACTTTTTTTATCCATTACTTTGCCCTTTTAATTTTTGTGAGGCGCAAAAGATATATTTTTCTCACTTGCCTTTTTTTTGCGATTTTAAATCTTTGTGTGTTTAAGTATTTTCCAAGCATCAAGGGTGATTTAGATACGATTTTATTTTATCTTGGTTTAGATTTTATTAATTTTGATATTATTTTTCCTATCGGGATTAGCTTTTATGTCTTTAATTCTATAACTTATCTTGTTAGTGTCTATAAAAACCATAAACTTGTGAGCTTTTTTGACCTAGCTTTTTACCTCTCTTTTTTCCCAACCTTGCTGATGGGTCCTATTATGAGAAGTGATTATTTCTTTTCTCAAGCACACAAAACAAGAGAATTTACAAATGCCAATCTCATCATCGTTTTACTACTTTTTGGTATTGTTAAGAAGGTTTTGATAGCTAATTATTTGGGGATTTATGCAAAAAAGATTCTTAATGACCCAGATTCTTATAATTTTGCCGAGCTTTTAAGTGCGATTTATGCTTATGCGGTGCAAATCTATTGTGATTTTAGTGGTTATGTGAATTTGGTTTGTGCGTTTGCTTTAATGCTAGGTTTTGTTTTGCCGATAAACTTTAATATGCCTTATCTTGCGAAAAATCTTAAAGATTTTTGGGCGAGGTGGCACATTAGCCTTTCAACTTTCATAAGAGATTATATTTATATTCCATTAGGGGGTAATAAAAAAGGTCTAGTGCGGACAAATGTTAATATACTCATCGCTTTTGTCCTTTCTGGAATTTGGCACGGAAATACGATTAATTTTCTCATTTGGGGTATTTTGCACGGCTTTGGAGTTGTGTTTTTACATTTGGTAGCTCTCACGCCTTTTAGTCTTAAAAAATTTGCCTTTGTGGGGCGTTTTATAACCTTTCATTTTGTTTGTTTTGCGTGGGTATTTTTTTATTACAAAAGCTTAAACGAAGCACTCGAATACTTTAAAGCTTGTTATGAGAATTTTTTCCTTCCTTTAAAATATGAAGATATGTATATTTTGATTGCCTTTGTGGTGCTTTTTATCACTTATCCTTTGTTTATTAATTTTAAAGAGTATTGTGTGAGAATTTTAAATCTCACACCTTTTTTATTAAAGCCCTTTATCATTACCTTTATCTTGCTTCTTGTTTTTGCTTTTATGCCAAGCGGAATGCCTGAATTTATTTATTCGAGTTTTTAA
- a CDS encoding HemK/PrmC family methyltransferase, with the protein MKIKEALRLARLELDRHSNEAVFILCELLQKDKVWLFLNENFDFDEREYFELIRRFKEGEPYEYLFKKVDFYGLEFHIEKGVLIPRYDSEILLEKLLQLCQKEKPKSALEIGFGSGILSIILAKKCQFKIKACDINPLALNLALKNAQKHEVRHLIDFVLEDFENLSLKEGEFDLIFSNPPYIKNSYPLDKWVQNEPKNALFGGEKGYEILEKIIILAHKKRVKFLACEFGYDQKEILEEILSKYHFEVEFFKDENGFDRAFVAKRIEIS; encoded by the coding sequence TTGAAGATAAAAGAAGCTTTACGCCTTGCTAGGTTGGAGCTTGATAGGCACTCAAATGAGGCTGTATTTATCTTGTGTGAATTGTTGCAAAAAGATAAGGTTTGGCTTTTTTTAAATGAGAATTTTGATTTTGATGAGAGGGAGTATTTTGAGCTTATAAGGCGTTTTAAAGAGGGAGAGCCTTATGAATATCTTTTTAAAAAAGTTGATTTTTATGGCTTGGAATTTCACATTGAAAAGGGCGTTTTAATCCCTCGTTATGATAGTGAAATTTTACTTGAAAAACTTTTGCAGTTATGTCAAAAAGAAAAGCCAAAAAGTGCTTTGGAAATAGGCTTTGGAAGTGGGATATTAAGCATTATTTTAGCTAAAAAGTGTCAATTTAAAATCAAGGCTTGTGATATTAACCCACTTGCTTTAAATTTAGCGCTTAAAAACGCACAAAAGCACGAAGTGAGGCATTTGATTGACTTTGTGTTGGAGGATTTTGAAAATCTTAGTTTGAAAGAGGGTGAATTTGATTTGATTTTTTCTAATCCCCCTTATATCAAAAATTCTTATCCTCTTGATAAATGGGTGCAAAATGAGCCTAAAAATGCTCTTTTTGGGGGAGAAAAAGGTTATGAAATTTTAGAAAAAATCATCATTCTAGCTCACAAAAAAAGAGTGAAATTTCTAGCCTGTGAGTTTGGCTATGACCAAAAGGAAATTTTAGAAGAAATTTTAAGCAAATATCATTTTGAAGTCGAATTTTTTAAGGATGAAAATGGTTTTGATAGGGCTTTTGTGGCAAAAAGGATTGAAATTAGCTAA
- a CDS encoding DUF459 domain-containing protein, whose protein sequence is MQIVKFLFILVIVFVLVVLVMNKSISSYLEQKYHIIFYPQNDILNEANALKIKLEQVRMILSNENPNLASFEVEEKEENLSIKEEQNLSLALSKPAVEEKIEPEANISFIDNTKLEVDSGEQFLLIGDSLMQGVAVALNKDLKNLGLKVVDLSKQNTGLSYKSYFDWAKETTKTLQNNKNIKYLVVLLGANDPWDIKREGIYHRFNSKSWLEIYTQRVDEILKIAEKYNAKVLWYEIPPVKKEDLNKKVSVLNQIYSQEILKNKGIFINTKLFFSKNDAYSAYIKDENNKSIKVRSDDGVHFTPSGAREMSKLLLEYIRLKDNNASF, encoded by the coding sequence ATGCAGATAGTTAAGTTTTTGTTTATTTTGGTTATTGTTTTTGTTTTAGTTGTTTTAGTGATGAATAAAAGTATAAGTTCTTATTTAGAGCAAAAATATCATATCATTTTTTACCCACAAAATGATATTTTAAACGAAGCAAACGCCCTTAAAATCAAGCTTGAGCAAGTGCGTATGATTTTAAGTAATGAAAATCCAAATTTAGCCTCTTTTGAGGTGGAAGAAAAAGAAGAAAATTTAAGCATAAAAGAAGAGCAGAATTTAAGCCTTGCTTTAAGCAAACCAGCGGTTGAAGAGAAAATTGAGCCAGAGGCTAATATAAGCTTTATCGACAACACTAAGCTTGAGGTTGATAGTGGGGAGCAGTTTTTGCTTATAGGCGATTCTTTAATGCAAGGCGTGGCTGTGGCGCTTAATAAGGACTTGAAAAATTTAGGCTTGAAGGTTGTGGATTTGAGCAAACAAAATACAGGACTTTCTTACAAGTCTTATTTTGACTGGGCTAAAGAGACAACTAAAACTTTGCAAAATAATAAAAATATCAAATACCTAGTCGTTTTACTTGGAGCAAATGACCCTTGGGATATTAAAAGGGAGGGAATTTATCATCGTTTTAATTCCAAATCTTGGCTTGAAATTTATACGCAAAGAGTTGATGAAATCTTAAAAATCGCCGAAAAATATAATGCGAAGGTTTTATGGTATGAAATTCCGCCTGTGAAAAAAGAGGATTTAAATAAAAAGGTTAGCGTTTTAAATCAAATTTATAGTCAAGAAATTTTGAAAAATAAGGGTATTTTCATCAATACCAAACTTTTCTTTAGTAAAAATGATGCCTACTCAGCCTACATCAAAGATGAGAACAATAAAAGCATAAAGGTAAGAAGCGATGATGGGGTGCATTTTACCCCAAGTGGAGCAAGGGAGATGTCAAAGCTTTTGCTTGAGTATATTAGACTAAAGGATAATAATGCAAGCTTTTAA
- a CDS encoding M48 family metallopeptidase yields MLLIAILCLYTAIFALVSYVQIRFLEQEREKKAEILSEEEYKKAADIAIENEKFELFSNFYTLMINIIWLGFGLAYLKNLLISENTRLENTLFLLAFLLITTLLNLPLGIYKDFVKDKAQGFSNMSVALFIKDSLKSLALLLIFGFMIIYVLLLCYDFLGNLWWLGAFAFSFCVILVINLIYPTLIAPLFNKMQKLDDVNLLSKIEALMKQCGFSANGVYVIDASKRDKRLNAYFGGLFKSKRVVLFDTLLKALSERELLAVLGHELGHFVHKDILKALISGALMLFVLFFLFANLPNFVYVQSGLEGVNAGVFALLLIFGNIFTSLVSPLLNFLSRKNEFAADKHGAKLSSKEDMKDALIALAKENKAFVKTSPLYTFFHLSHPSISERIKALS; encoded by the coding sequence ATGTTGTTAATTGCGATTTTGTGTCTTTATACGGCTATTTTTGCACTTGTTTCTTATGTGCAAATACGCTTTTTAGAGCAAGAAAGAGAAAAAAAGGCAGAAATTCTAAGCGAAGAAGAATATAAAAAGGCGGCTGATATTGCCATTGAAAATGAAAAATTTGAGCTTTTTTCTAATTTTTACACTTTAATGATTAATATTATTTGGCTTGGCTTTGGCTTGGCTTATCTTAAAAATTTGTTAATCAGCGAAAATACAAGACTTGAAAATACTTTATTTTTATTAGCCTTTTTGTTGATAACAACTTTGTTAAATTTGCCTTTGGGCATTTATAAAGATTTTGTTAAGGATAAGGCGCAGGGTTTTTCTAATATGAGTGTTGCTCTTTTTATAAAAGATAGTTTGAAATCTTTAGCATTGTTGCTTATTTTTGGTTTTATGATTATTTATGTGTTGCTTTTGTGTTATGATTTTTTAGGGAATTTGTGGTGGCTTGGGGCTTTTGCCTTTTCTTTTTGTGTGATTTTGGTGATAAATCTTATCTATCCAACCCTCATCGCTCCGCTTTTTAATAAAATGCAAAAACTTGATGATGTGAATTTATTAAGTAAAATTGAAGCTTTAATGAAACAATGCGGTTTTAGTGCAAATGGCGTTTATGTCATCGATGCAAGTAAGAGAGATAAGAGGCTTAATGCCTATTTTGGTGGGCTTTTCAAAAGTAAAAGGGTGGTGCTTTTTGATACGCTTTTAAAGGCTCTAAGCGAAAGGGAGCTTTTAGCTGTTTTGGGACACGAGTTGGGGCATTTTGTGCATAAGGACATTTTAAAAGCTTTGATTAGCGGGGCTTTGATGCTTTTTGTGCTTTTTTTTCTTTTTGCAAATTTGCCTAATTTTGTTTATGTGCAAAGTGGTTTAGAGGGTGTTAATGCGGGTGTTTTTGCCCTTTTGCTTATTTTTGGAAATATTTTTACCTCTCTTGTTTCTCCACTTCTTAATTTTTTGAGTCGTAAAAATGAATTTGCTGCCGATAAACACGGAGCGAAATTAAGCTCAAAAGAGGATATGAAAGACGCTCTTATCGCCCTTGCAAAAGAAAATAAAGCTTTTGTTAAAACAAGCCCACTTTATACTTTCTTTCATCTTTCTCACCCTAGCATTAGCGAGAGGATTAAGGCACTTTCTTGA
- a CDS encoding TolC family protein, producing the protein MSFLLLVLLVFSGCGVKIEPVKEVVLEEEELKKIEARFEWWRAYEDANLQGFLNFVLENNKDINVARTSLLSALARADLINYDLYPSLDGTLGFNRMKNLHSGTNQQSYSNGLNLSYELDIYGKILDSVKAEELRASASAYDLASLKLSIINTSLNSVFELAYFNDVKILLEDYVANLEKMSELYALKFELGKIEELDKLNVEQSLLRARQNLLTNEQNRDLIIKNLQDLLGKKEGFFYLEHFQKASLDDFKLLKPDFNIPLQNLAYRPDVRAKLSALKAAFKDYRSMQKSILPSISLGGALRGESEEFKENFKLEILSGNVQISLPFLDYGRVRQNIKISQFAYEALRFEYEQILQSALNEFYLVFKDYESDLKLLSNLGLIRDKQELITKAYFQKYELGKSELKDYLDASNALISSKQELLRAKYNLFETINFYYQITTLKGEEDEF; encoded by the coding sequence TTGAGTTTTTTATTGCTTGTTTTGCTGGTATTTAGCGGATGTGGAGTTAAGATAGAGCCTGTAAAAGAGGTGGTTTTGGAAGAAGAGGAGTTGAAAAAGATTGAGGCGAGGTTTGAATGGTGGCGAGCTTACGAAGATGCGAATTTGCAAGGTTTTCTCAATTTCGTGCTAGAAAATAATAAAGACATTAATGTCGCTAGAACTTCTCTTTTAAGTGCTTTAGCGAGAGCTGATTTGATAAATTATGATTTGTATCCAAGCTTAGATGGAACTTTGGGTTTTAATAGAATGAAAAATTTGCATTCTGGCACAAATCAACAAAGTTATTCTAATGGCTTAAATTTAAGCTATGAGCTTGATATTTATGGCAAGATTTTAGATAGCGTTAAAGCGGAGGAATTAAGAGCGAGTGCGAGTGCTTATGATTTGGCGAGTTTAAAACTTAGCATTATTAATACAAGTTTAAATAGCGTTTTTGAATTGGCTTATTTTAATGATGTGAAAATTCTACTTGAGGATTATGTGGCTAATTTGGAAAAGATGAGTGAGCTTTATGCCTTAAAATTTGAGCTTGGAAAGATAGAGGAGCTTGATAAATTAAATGTGGAGCAAAGCTTACTAAGAGCGAGGCAAAATTTACTTACAAACGAGCAGAATCGCGATTTAATTATAAAGAATTTACAGGATTTGCTTGGTAAAAAAGAAGGATTTTTTTATTTGGAGCATTTCCAAAAGGCGAGTTTAGACGATTTTAAATTATTAAAGCCTGATTTTAATATCCCTTTGCAAAATTTAGCTTATCGCCCTGATGTAAGAGCAAAATTAAGTGCGTTAAAGGCGGCTTTTAAAGATTATCGTAGTATGCAAAAGTCTATTTTGCCGAGCATTTCTTTGGGTGGAGCTTTAAGAGGGGAAAGTGAGGAATTTAAAGAGAATTTTAAGCTAGAAATTCTAAGTGGAAATGTCCAAATTTCTTTGCCGTTTTTAGATTATGGAAGGGTGCGGCAAAATATTAAAATTTCGCAGTTTGCTTATGAAGCTTTGCGGTTTGAATACGAGCAAATTTTACAAAGTGCCTTAAATGAATTTTATTTGGTTTTTAAAGATTATGAGAGCGATTTAAAACTTTTATCAAATTTGGGCTTGATACGAGATAAACAAGAGCTTATTACGAAAGCTTACTTTCAAAAATACGAGCTTGGAAAGAGTGAGCTAAAGGATTATTTAGACGCTTCAAATGCTTTAATTTCTTCAAAACAAGAGCTTTTAAGAGCGAAGTATAATTTGTTTGAGACGATTAATTTTTATTATCAAATTACAACTTTAAAAGGAGAGGAAGATGAATTTTAA
- a CDS encoding efflux RND transporter periplasmic adaptor subunit has protein sequence MKKKIITSLTACILVVFGIFAYSYFSKEEVEYLTQKITRKNISQTIEAVGKVYAKEQVDVGAQVSGQIIKLYVDVGDKVKQGDLIAQIDKDKQQNDLDITRARLESAKANLESKKVALSIASKQYIREQKLYAKKATSLESLETLKDNYFTLKADVAALNAEVIELEITLKNAQKDLDYTIITAPMDGVIINVAVDEGQTVNANQNTPTLVRIANLEQMEVRMEIAEADVSKIKIGTKLQFSLLSDPDTTYEAQIASIDPADTQISDSSSQQNSSNNSNSTSNAIYYYAKFFVDNEKNLLRIGMSIQNEIVVASANDVIAVPTYVIKNDDKGYFVEILEEDSVRKKYVKLGIKDALNTEILEGVSEGENLIISSSLEALAPAMKFRF, from the coding sequence ATGAAAAAGAAGATAATAACTAGCTTAACTGCTTGTATTTTAGTGGTATTTGGAATTTTTGCTTATAGTTATTTTTCCAAAGAAGAAGTTGAGTATCTCACTCAAAAAATCACACGCAAAAATATTTCTCAAACCATAGAAGCTGTGGGAAAAGTGTATGCTAAAGAGCAAGTTGATGTGGGTGCGCAAGTGAGCGGACAAATTATCAAACTTTATGTCGATGTGGGCGATAAGGTTAAGCAAGGCGATTTAATCGCACAAATTGATAAAGATAAGCAGCAAAATGATTTGGATATTACTAGGGCTAGACTTGAGAGCGCAAAGGCAAATTTAGAAAGCAAAAAAGTCGCCTTAAGCATTGCTTCAAAGCAGTATATTAGGGAGCAAAAGCTTTATGCTAAAAAGGCGACTTCTCTTGAAAGCCTCGAAACTCTTAAGGATAATTATTTTACCCTAAAAGCAGATGTGGCGGCTTTAAATGCTGAAGTGATTGAGCTTGAAATCACCCTTAAGAACGCACAAAAGGACTTAGACTATACCATCATCACGGCTCCAATGGACGGCGTGATTATTAATGTGGCTGTTGATGAGGGGCAAACGGTTAATGCGAATCAAAACACCCCAACCCTTGTTCGCATTGCAAATTTAGAGCAAATGGAAGTAAGAATGGAAATTGCAGAAGCCGATGTAAGTAAGATAAAAATAGGCACAAAATTGCAATTTTCCTTACTTAGCGACCCTGATACAACCTACGAGGCACAAATTGCAAGCATTGACCCTGCGGATACGCAAATTAGCGATTCTAGCTCACAGCAAAATTCTTCAAATAATTCAAATTCAACAAGCAATGCGATTTATTATTATGCAAAATTTTTTGTCGATAATGAAAAAAACTTGCTTCGTATAGGTATGAGTATCCAAAATGAAATTGTTGTTGCGAGTGCAAATGATGTTATCGCTGTGCCAACTTATGTGATTAAAAATGATGATAAGGGCTATTTTGTCGAAATTTTGGAAGAGGATAGTGTGCGTAAAAAATATGTCAAGCTTGGCATAAAAGACGCATTAAATACTGAAATTTTGGAGGGTGTAAGCGAGGGGGAAAACTTAATCATTTCCTCAAGTCTTGAAGCACTAGCTCCTGCTATGAAATTTAGATTTTAA
- a CDS encoding ABC transporter permease, which yields MIKLENITKKIGQNTILNKVNLHIEKGEFVAIIGQSGSGKTSLLNIIGTLDEPSAGRFIFEDYEVTNLSKDEKARLRREKIGFIFQRYNLLPLLSAKENVALPSVYAGKKSEERNQRAISLLENLELSHRINSKPNELSGGQQQRVSIARALMNGGDLILADEPTGALDSKSGVMVLEILQKLHQEGHTIILVTHDAKIAAKATRIIEIKDGEILSDTKQDLKIKEFHIKAMPKEKKNLNLLKNQAFECFKIAYSSIIAHKLRSLLTMLGIIIGIASVVCVVALGLGSQAKVLETTSSLGTNTIEIRPGRGFGDLRSGRTRLNFSDLETLRSLEYLEAVEAKGGTSGVITYTNVSLNARAEGRGINGFSMDGLKVEAGRILDAKDISESANVAVLDFNAKKNIFPKMSSEEILGKVVIFNSTPFKIIGVLQKDNKRPIEDNIVRLYVPYTTLMNKLTGDRNLREIVVKVKDEVSSSLAENAIIRILELKRGQRDFFTFNLDSFKEAITANKRTTTILTICVALIALVVGGIGVMNIMLVSVSERTREIGIRMAIGARKEDILMQFLIEAVMICVIGAFMGVALSFGVIFVFNLFASDFSMILSSSAVFIGLLSSILIGLIFGFFPAKNAANLNPISALSKE from the coding sequence ATGATAAAGCTTGAAAATATCACTAAGAAAATCGGGCAAAACACCATTTTAAATAAGGTAAATTTGCATATAGAAAAAGGGGAATTTGTCGCGATTATAGGGCAAAGTGGGAGTGGGAAAACTTCTCTTTTAAATATCATAGGAACGCTAGATGAGCCAAGTGCTGGGCGTTTTATCTTTGAAGATTATGAGGTTACAAATTTAAGCAAAGATGAAAAAGCAAGGCTTAGGCGTGAGAAAATAGGCTTTATCTTCCAGCGTTATAATCTTTTGCCTCTTTTAAGCGCTAAGGAAAATGTCGCTTTACCTAGCGTTTATGCGGGTAAAAAAAGCGAGGAAAGAAATCAAAGAGCCATAAGCTTACTTGAAAATTTGGAGCTTTCCCATAGGATTAACTCAAAGCCAAATGAGTTAAGTGGCGGACAGCAGCAAAGAGTGAGCATTGCTAGGGCTTTGATGAATGGAGGGGATTTAATCTTAGCCGATGAGCCAACGGGTGCGCTTGATAGTAAAAGTGGTGTTATGGTGCTTGAAATTTTACAAAAGCTTCATCAAGAAGGACATACCATTATCCTCGTAACCCACGATGCAAAAATTGCCGCAAAAGCCACGCGCATTATAGAGATAAAGGACGGCGAAATTTTAAGCGATACTAAGCAGGATTTAAAAATAAAAGAATTTCATATTAAGGCGATGCCAAAGGAAAAGAAAAATTTAAATTTGCTTAAAAATCAAGCTTTTGAATGTTTTAAGATAGCTTATTCTTCCATTATCGCACACAAATTAAGGTCTCTTTTAACAATGCTTGGCATTATCATAGGCATTGCTTCGGTTGTTTGTGTGGTGGCACTTGGGCTTGGCTCACAAGCTAAAGTTTTAGAAACAACATCAAGTCTTGGCACAAATACCATAGAAATAAGACCTGGGCGAGGTTTTGGGGATTTACGCTCGGGTAGGACAAGGCTGAATTTTAGCGATTTAGAAACCTTAAGAAGCTTAGAATACTTAGAAGCTGTTGAAGCTAAAGGGGGAACTTCTGGCGTTATCACTTATACAAATGTTTCTTTAAATGCAAGAGCTGAGGGCAGGGGGATAAATGGCTTTAGTATGGACGGCTTAAAGGTTGAAGCGGGGCGTATTTTAGATGCAAAAGATATTAGTGAGAGTGCAAATGTCGCGGTGTTAGATTTTAATGCGAAGAAAAATATTTTTCCTAAAATGAGTAGTGAGGAAATTTTAGGAAAGGTTGTGATATTTAACTCCACGCCTTTTAAAATTATCGGCGTTTTGCAAAAGGATAATAAGCGTCCCATAGAGGATAATATCGTCCGTCTTTATGTGCCTTATACGACTTTGATGAATAAATTAACAGGAGATAGAAATTTAAGAGAGATAGTTGTAAAAGTCAAAGATGAGGTCAGCTCAAGCTTGGCGGAAAATGCCATTATAAGAATTTTGGAGCTTAAAAGAGGGCAAAGAGACTTTTTCACTTTTAATTTAGACAGCTTCAAAGAAGCCATCACGGCAAATAAACGCACAACGACTATTTTAACTATTTGCGTGGCTTTAATCGCTTTAGTGGTGGGTGGCATAGGTGTGATGAATATTATGCTAGTTTCCGTGAGTGAAAGAACAAGAGAAATCGGCATAAGAATGGCAATAGGCGCTAGAAAAGAGGACATTTTAATGCAGTTTTTAATTGAGGCTGTGATGATATGTGTCATAGGCGCTTTTATGGGCGTGGCGCTTTCTTTTGGTGTGATATTTGTTTTTAATCTTTTTGCGAGTGATTTTTCAATGATACTTTCCAGCAGTGCTGTTTTTATAGGGCTTTTAAGTTCTATTTTAATCGGGCTTATTTTTGGTTTTTTCCCTGCAAAAAATGCAGCAAATTTAAATCCAATTAGCGCCTTATCAAAGGAATAA
- the panD gene encoding aspartate 1-decarboxylase: MQITMLKSKIHRASVSEARLDYVGSISIDEELLKASGMLEYEKVQVVNVNNGARFETYTIATKEKGAICLNGAAARQVQVGDKVIIMAYANLDEKELEGFKPKVIFVDEKNAITKISHYEKHGELF; this comes from the coding sequence ATGCAAATCACAATGTTAAAATCCAAAATTCACCGCGCAAGTGTGAGTGAGGCAAGGCTTGATTATGTGGGAAGTATCAGCATAGATGAAGAGCTTCTTAAAGCGAGTGGAATGCTTGAGTATGAAAAGGTGCAGGTGGTTAATGTGAATAATGGCGCAAGATTTGAAACTTATACCATAGCGACTAAAGAAAAGGGTGCGATTTGTCTTAATGGAGCGGCTGCTAGGCAAGTGCAAGTGGGTGATAAGGTGATTATTATGGCTTATGCAAATTTAGACGAAAAAGAGTTGGAGGGGTTTAAGCCTAAGGTCATTTTTGTCGATGAAAAAAATGCTATTACTAAGATAAGTCATTATGAAAAGCACGGAGAATTATTTTAA